Genomic window (Terriglobia bacterium):
CGAATTTTCAAGCGTTTCTACCGCATCCCCATGCAGGTGACCAGCGCAATCAGGGGAACCGGATTGGGTCTGTTCATCGTGCGTTCCATCGTGCGGCGTCACGGTGGAGAGGTGATGGCCGAAAGTGCAGGCGAAGGGCGCGGCAGCACGTTCAGCATCCGCTTCCCCAGGGTCTATCGCACATGAGCCGAATCCTGATCGTCGAGGACGAACCCCACCTGGCCCAGGGGCTACGCTTCAACCTGGAAGCCGAAGGGCACGCGGTGGAAGTCGTCGAGAGCGGCGAAGGCGCGCTCCAGTTCCTGCTGGAGGACAAAAAGACCTTCGACGCGGTCATCCTCGACATCATGTTGCCCGGCAAGGATGGATTCATCGTGGCACGCGAGCTGCGCGATGCCGAGAATTTCGTTCCTGTGCTGATGCTGACCGCCCGGGGCCGCCCCGAAGACGTGCTCAAAGGGTTTGAAGCCGGCGCCGACGATTACCTGCCGAAGCCATTCAATCTCGACATCCTGCAGGCTCGCATTCGAAGCCTGCTGCGTCGCAAAGAGTGGCTGCAGGCCGCCGACAATGGCGAAAACGCGAAGCCCCGTGAGCCGGATATTTTCACCTTCGGCGACAAGGTTGTTGATTTTGGGAGACTGCAAATTTCTTCCGGCAAACGCGTGTTCCAGCTCACCATGATGGAAGGCGAACTACTGCGCTACCTGATCCAGAATAGCGGCCGGCCGGTGTCGCGGAAGGCGATGTTGGAGAACGTCTGGAATCTCAGCGAAGAGACGGAAACGCGCGCCATCGACAACTTTATCGTCCGCCTGCGCCGCTATATCGAAAAGGATTCTGCCAAGCCCCGGCATCTCATCACCATTCGCGGGCTGGGCTACCGCTTTGTGCCCGCTCCGGACTGAGCTAAGCAGAAAAGAGTCGGGTGGGGGTGGTACCAGTTGAGCGCTGTCGCCGCGCGCAGCCCGGGGCGGGAGAGCGCCCGCCCCAGGGTTTGCTTGCCAAGTTGCTTGCCGGTTATCGAACCGTTCAGGAATTATTTTCTACGAATCACCCAATCGAAGAACCCGCCGACGACGATTCCGATCGCGAAGGCGGCTACCACCGTTCCTGCGGGGTGGCGCTTGATGCGGTCTTTGGTGTCTTCGATGAATTCCTCGGCCGCATCACTGCCGGTTTTACCGACGCGCTTCACGGCGTGGATGCCATTTTCAATCGCCTCCGCCATCGCCGTGCTCGCCCGCGACACTTTGTGCATGGGGTCAACGAGGTTCTCTTCGGCTCGCTCCAACATTGTCTTGGTCATAGGCCCGCACCTCCTGAGGGTGGACAGGACAGCTCACTGCAAGTCTGCTCCCGACGGCTCGGGAGTCAAGCGATTCCGCGCCCACGCTCAACTTGGCGCTCCCGTTTTGGGCAACCCAACGTCTGGGAGGGTAAAGTCCAGCGCGCTGCCGCGTTCCGCGCGGCAACAGCACAGGATGGCTTCAGACATCAAAATAGGGCAGCATCCGCGCTGCCCTTTTCAGTCTGACTATTCCGACCCGCCGACAGTCTAGCTAAAACACAAACGCCAACCCGCCGCGCACCGCGCGCGCCGACTGCACCAGGTACAGTGTGCGGCCATCGCGTCCGATCACCGGCACATAGCCTTGCGCCAGCAGGTTG
Coding sequences:
- a CDS encoding response regulator transcription factor, coding for MSRILIVEDEPHLAQGLRFNLEAEGHAVEVVESGEGALQFLLEDKKTFDAVILDIMLPGKDGFIVARELRDAENFVPVLMLTARGRPEDVLKGFEAGADDYLPKPFNLDILQARIRSLLRRKEWLQAADNGENAKPREPDIFTFGDKVVDFGRLQISSGKRVFQLTMMEGELLRYLIQNSGRPVSRKAMLENVWNLSEETETRAIDNFIVRLRRYIEKDSAKPRHLITIRGLGYRFVPAPD